A stretch of Gemmatimonas aurantiaca T-27 DNA encodes these proteins:
- a CDS encoding four helix bundle protein, whose product MQNPANLEVWRRSMDLAVELHRVARGIPGRSAPGLSAQLRRAVASIPANIAEGVGQPSPGLVAKHLAIAIASNFEVETHLLLAVRLCPSLGTCDEALDELRQLRRMLYALRTHYQRQSLSERTP is encoded by the coding sequence ATGCAGAATCCGGCGAATCTCGAGGTCTGGCGGCGGTCGATGGACCTGGCGGTGGAGTTGCACCGAGTGGCGCGGGGCATTCCCGGGCGGAGTGCCCCCGGGCTGTCCGCACAGCTCAGGCGCGCGGTTGCATCCATTCCCGCAAACATCGCAGAAGGCGTCGGCCAACCCTCCCCGGGGCTGGTCGCAAAACACCTGGCCATCGCCATCGCCTCGAACTTCGAAGTCGAGACCCACCTGCTGCTGGCCGTCAGGCTGTGCCCCTCACTCGGCACGTGCGACGAAGCCCTCGACGAACTCCGCCAGCTCCGCCGCATGCTCTACGCCCTCCGCACCCACTACCAACGCCAATCACTCTCCGAACGCACGCCCTAG
- a CDS encoding TonB-dependent receptor produces the protein MRMQRWLSVAAVVVALLSGATRTLDAQGLTSGAITGTVTKTGDTPLENVQIEIVNAATGFRAGIITRTNGRYFVQGLEVGVYRVTARLLGYAPQTREGVRVTLNSATRIDFELSETATQLQTVTTTAVTNGADFSPTRQGVATVVADTLLRRVPSLQRDFTEMVKLTPQVNSRDGGASAGGAYNRLNNFTVDGANQNDRFNLGSSGGQPGGATGGRIMSVDAVKEFQVLMSPTDVRYGNFGGMLVNAVTRNGTNTWTGGATYTYRNPRMAANVDQIRQSGFNYKNYGFTLGGPIIKDKLHFFIAPEFQDRTDPTSGPAFNAATNMVGQVSVDSIAAIRSIMASRFDVGSEGAFSRGNPLTNLFGRLDWSINGSNRATFRVLDNTAEQDEFSRNTGTLNANGAGNQSAGIRLTSNSFTRQNKNRSFVGQLFTNFNSGASNELLVGFNTIRDQRVNMPVQAPEISLAVQGLAVTFGTERFSPGNDLKQRIFEVSDNFSVPLGAHNLTFGGRFEQTFVYNYFLSGAAYGAYSFPNIAALRAGTPSSYAFSYANGGDIAAEFNVRQLSAYVQDLWNVTRNFSVTAGVRVDRPDFLEAPKQNALITARAANIRTDYAPKAAFLFSPRIGFNWDVNGDQTTQLRGNVGIYTAQAPFILIGNAYANTGLGGVTVTCSGAQTPAFTTDVSAMPKSCAGQAAPTPGLAGSVGLNVNDPDFKYPQNFTTSVGFDRKLPWGVVATFEGLYRRDIHGLYVRDLNLKGPATLNGATRTDRNGRVMYADSITTTGTVNNNNQKYLTAYGTPSVNVTEGVIQLTNSKGGYNYNLTGQLRKRFAASFEATAAYTYTQAKDVQSLTSDRAISNWRNGRQYSGLEYAPDDVSTSNFQRPHRAIVYGTYTAPWKTNQTDVTFFYEAMSGAPYVYVVNADINGDGFAGNDPIYVPRDGRDPNEVRVGTGTGAAFAVSAAEGQILEDFIKSQSCLDKQRGQIMKRNSCQGPLQQRMDVSIRQTIPEVAGQRLTMQLDIFNFANLVNKNWGRVKFPVQSTFNNQQLFNQSGRTAGTLESSMPNYTLNATVRQAMVGSATAPITGPFAANPNTASNNYQIQLTLRYAF, from the coding sequence ATGCGCATGCAGCGTTGGCTCAGTGTCGCCGCCGTCGTCGTGGCTCTCCTCTCCGGAGCCACACGGACGCTCGACGCTCAGGGCCTGACGTCCGGAGCCATCACCGGCACCGTGACCAAAACCGGTGATACTCCGCTCGAGAACGTTCAGATCGAAATCGTGAATGCCGCCACGGGGTTCAGGGCTGGCATCATTACTCGTACCAATGGTCGCTACTTCGTGCAGGGGCTCGAAGTGGGCGTGTACCGTGTCACCGCGCGCCTGCTGGGCTATGCGCCGCAGACCCGCGAAGGTGTGCGCGTCACGCTGAACTCCGCGACGCGTATCGATTTTGAACTGTCCGAGACCGCCACGCAGCTGCAGACCGTCACCACGACGGCCGTGACGAATGGCGCAGACTTCTCGCCCACCCGTCAGGGTGTGGCCACGGTAGTAGCTGATACCCTGCTGCGCCGCGTGCCGTCACTGCAGCGCGATTTCACCGAAATGGTGAAGCTCACGCCGCAGGTGAACTCCCGCGACGGTGGCGCATCGGCCGGTGGTGCTTACAACCGCCTGAACAACTTCACGGTTGACGGTGCGAACCAGAACGACCGCTTCAACCTCGGCTCGTCGGGTGGTCAGCCTGGCGGCGCGACGGGTGGCCGTATCATGTCGGTCGACGCGGTGAAGGAATTCCAGGTGCTCATGAGCCCCACCGACGTGCGCTACGGCAACTTCGGCGGCATGCTCGTCAACGCGGTCACGCGGAACGGCACCAACACCTGGACGGGCGGCGCGACGTACACGTACCGCAACCCGCGCATGGCGGCCAACGTCGATCAGATCCGTCAGTCGGGCTTCAACTACAAGAACTACGGCTTCACCCTCGGCGGCCCGATCATCAAGGACAAGCTGCACTTCTTCATCGCTCCCGAATTCCAGGATCGCACCGATCCGACGTCGGGCCCGGCGTTCAATGCCGCGACCAACATGGTCGGTCAGGTGTCGGTCGACTCGATCGCCGCCATCCGCTCGATCATGGCCAGCCGTTTCGACGTGGGTTCGGAAGGCGCGTTCAGCCGCGGCAATCCGCTCACGAATCTCTTTGGGCGCCTCGACTGGAGCATCAACGGCTCCAACCGCGCGACGTTCCGCGTGCTCGACAACACCGCCGAGCAGGATGAGTTCAGCCGCAACACGGGCACGCTCAACGCCAACGGCGCCGGCAACCAGAGCGCTGGTATCCGCCTGACGTCGAATTCGTTCACGCGTCAGAACAAGAATCGCTCCTTCGTTGGTCAGTTGTTCACGAACTTCAACAGCGGCGCGTCCAACGAGTTGCTGGTCGGCTTCAATACGATCCGTGACCAGCGCGTGAACATGCCGGTGCAGGCGCCGGAAATCTCGCTGGCGGTGCAGGGGCTGGCCGTCACGTTCGGCACCGAGCGCTTCTCGCCGGGCAACGATCTCAAGCAGCGCATCTTCGAAGTGTCCGACAACTTCTCGGTGCCGCTGGGTGCGCACAACCTGACGTTCGGCGGCCGGTTCGAGCAGACGTTCGTCTACAACTACTTCCTGTCTGGCGCCGCTTACGGTGCCTACTCGTTCCCGAACATCGCCGCGCTGCGCGCGGGCACGCCGTCGAGCTACGCGTTCTCGTACGCGAACGGTGGCGATATCGCCGCCGAGTTCAACGTGCGGCAGTTGTCGGCCTACGTGCAGGATCTCTGGAATGTCACGCGCAATTTCTCGGTCACGGCCGGTGTGCGTGTCGATCGCCCGGACTTCCTGGAAGCGCCGAAGCAGAATGCTCTGATCACGGCCCGTGCGGCGAACATCCGTACGGACTATGCGCCCAAGGCGGCCTTCCTGTTCTCGCCGCGCATCGGCTTCAACTGGGACGTGAATGGCGACCAGACGACGCAGTTGCGTGGTAACGTGGGCATCTACACGGCGCAGGCGCCGTTCATCCTGATCGGCAATGCCTACGCCAACACCGGTCTCGGCGGCGTGACGGTGACGTGCTCGGGTGCGCAGACGCCGGCCTTCACGACGGATGTGTCGGCCATGCCGAAGTCCTGCGCCGGTCAGGCGGCCCCGACGCCCGGCCTCGCCGGCAGCGTGGGTCTCAACGTGAACGATCCGGATTTCAAGTATCCGCAGAACTTCACCACGTCGGTGGGCTTCGATCGCAAGCTGCCGTGGGGTGTAGTGGCCACGTTCGAAGGCCTGTATCGCCGCGACATCCACGGCCTCTACGTGCGTGACCTCAATCTGAAGGGACCGGCCACGTTGAACGGGGCCACGCGCACCGATCGCAACGGCCGCGTGATGTATGCCGACTCGATCACGACCACCGGCACGGTCAACAACAACAACCAGAAGTACCTCACGGCGTACGGCACCCCGTCTGTGAACGTCACGGAAGGCGTGATCCAGCTGACGAATTCCAAGGGTGGTTACAACTACAACCTGACCGGCCAACTGCGGAAGCGTTTCGCCGCCAGCTTCGAAGCCACGGCGGCGTACACGTACACGCAGGCCAAGGACGTGCAGTCGCTGACGTCTGACCGTGCGATCTCCAACTGGCGCAATGGCCGTCAGTACTCGGGCCTCGAGTATGCGCCGGACGACGTCTCGACGTCGAACTTCCAGCGCCCGCACCGTGCCATCGTGTACGGTACGTACACGGCGCCGTGGAAGACCAACCAGACGGACGTCACGTTCTTCTACGAAGCCATGTCGGGCGCGCCGTACGTGTACGTGGTGAACGCGGACATCAACGGCGACGGCTTTGCGGGCAACGATCCGATCTACGTGCCGCGTGACGGCCGGGATCCGAACGAAGTGCGCGTCGGCACCGGCACCGGTGCGGCATTCGCGGTATCGGCTGCGGAAGGCCAGATCCTCGAAGACTTCATCAAGTCGCAGTCCTGCCTCGACAAGCAGCGCGGCCAGATCATGAAGCGCAACAGTTGCCAGGGACCGCTCCAGCAGCGTATGGATGTGAGCATTCGTCAGACGATCCCGGAAGTCGCCGGTCAGCGTCTCACGATGCAGCTCGACATCTTCAACTTCGCCAACCTGGTCAACAAGAACTGGGGCCGCGTGAAGTTCCCGGTGCAGTCGACGTTCAACAACCAGCAGTTGTTCAACCAGTCGGGCCGCACGGCGGGCACGCTGGAGAGCAGCATGCCGAACTACACGCTCAATGCGACGGTCCGGCAGGCCATGGTCGGTTCCGCGACGGCGCCGATCACGGGGCCGTTTGCGGCGAACCCGAACACGGCGAGCAACAACTACCAGATCCAGTTGACGCTGCGGTATGCGTTCTGA
- a CDS encoding amino acid permease translates to MASSSSSSRATGAESGSDASSSPAELPRQLGLWSAIAVLVGTTIGSGIFRSPAGIADKLPGPLPLLAVWATGGLFALCGALTLAELAGALPRTGGYFVYIREAWGRLPAFLYGWSELTLIRAAALGGISLTFGEYFIRGLGYDPSIAPYDSYAHYLAAGALGLMAIINVIGLRWGALVQNITTVAKYGGLLIIVLLAFAIGLPKTGGHFTPAAPPGSFSVSAFGLALVSVLWAFDGWGDLSKVAGEVSDPRRTLPRAIVLGTLSIIAIYLLANLAYLSVLSVDEIRGARLVAADVALRLVGPIGVTLVSLTVLLSTFGSVNGSLLTGPRIFFALADDGLFFRQVAAVHPKFKTPYVAILMTGSLGIAFVLLRTFEQLADIFVTASLVFYVLSIGAVFKLRQRPDWNPPVKTPLYPFVPALFCLATLFLLVNALMDPAQRWGTLGVFGVILLGIPVYFLTVGRRRSPGA, encoded by the coding sequence ATGGCCTCCTCCTCCTCAAGCAGTCGCGCCACCGGAGCCGAGTCGGGTTCCGACGCCTCGTCCTCTCCCGCCGAACTCCCGCGCCAGCTCGGGCTGTGGAGCGCCATCGCCGTTCTGGTCGGCACGACCATCGGCTCCGGCATCTTTCGGTCACCGGCCGGTATCGCCGACAAGTTGCCCGGCCCACTGCCGCTGTTGGCGGTGTGGGCCACCGGCGGTCTGTTCGCGCTCTGCGGCGCACTGACCCTGGCCGAACTGGCCGGCGCGCTGCCGCGCACGGGTGGCTACTTCGTCTATATCCGCGAAGCCTGGGGACGACTGCCCGCCTTCTTGTATGGATGGTCCGAGCTCACGCTGATCCGTGCCGCGGCGTTGGGTGGTATCTCGCTGACCTTTGGCGAGTACTTCATCCGCGGGCTGGGCTATGACCCGTCGATCGCTCCGTATGACAGCTACGCGCACTATCTCGCGGCCGGCGCACTGGGATTGATGGCGATCATCAATGTCATCGGTCTGCGGTGGGGCGCCCTGGTGCAGAACATCACCACCGTCGCCAAGTACGGTGGCCTCCTCATCATCGTGCTGCTGGCCTTTGCCATCGGACTGCCAAAAACCGGAGGCCATTTCACGCCCGCCGCGCCGCCGGGGAGTTTCTCCGTATCGGCGTTCGGGCTCGCCCTGGTGTCCGTGCTGTGGGCCTTCGATGGGTGGGGGGATCTCTCCAAGGTGGCCGGCGAAGTCTCCGATCCGCGGCGCACGCTGCCACGCGCGATCGTCCTGGGCACGCTCAGCATCATCGCCATCTATCTGTTGGCCAATCTCGCCTATCTCTCGGTGTTGTCGGTCGATGAGATCCGTGGCGCGCGGCTGGTCGCCGCCGACGTGGCGCTGCGCCTGGTCGGACCGATCGGCGTCACGCTGGTGTCGTTGACGGTGCTCCTGTCGACGTTTGGCTCGGTGAACGGCTCGTTGCTCACTGGCCCCCGCATTTTCTTCGCTCTGGCCGACGACGGGCTGTTTTTCCGGCAGGTCGCGGCGGTGCACCCCAAGTTCAAGACGCCGTACGTGGCCATTCTCATGACCGGTTCACTGGGCATCGCATTTGTTCTGTTGCGAACCTTCGAGCAGCTCGCGGACATCTTTGTGACCGCATCATTGGTGTTCTATGTGCTCAGCATCGGGGCCGTGTTCAAGCTGCGCCAGCGCCCGGACTGGAACCCTCCGGTGAAGACACCGCTGTATCCGTTTGTGCCAGCCCTGTTCTGTCTCGCGACGCTGTTTCTGCTGGTGAATGCCCTGATGGATCCCGCACAGCGATGGGGGACTTTGGGCGTATTCGGCGTCATTCTGCTCGGCATTCCCGTGTATTTCCTGACGGTGGGACGGCGACGCAGCCCGGGGGCGTGA
- a CDS encoding COX15/CtaA family protein — protein MSSASTLAPASVRRAAYAAFIVSLIHIVFGAIVRITGSGMGCGDNWPKCYGHWIPPFERIDLIIEVTHRYLALALLLSIAALVITAWQHRSHVAIAGRGGVGNAARLSVLLWIAPALFGAVTVFAGNPPWATVVHKLLATSLLAVLAVAAVRAGGLGGDSIRSATGTAKAIGGTTAAAGLALVVVLLGGLTAKLPGAAVACVGFPLCGEGSLGGGGQHVQLTHRILAYLLVLHLISLPMIFRKRGEPKAVITAAWFALALGVLQIVWAGWMVTGGFPAVVRSLHQATGMFIWATTFVMAYLARIAAGRSVIASKGVIAPGTTSRAS, from the coding sequence ATGTCTTCCGCTTCCACTCTGGCGCCGGCGTCGGTGCGCCGCGCGGCCTATGCTGCCTTCATCGTTTCGCTGATCCACATCGTTTTTGGCGCGATCGTTCGCATTACCGGCTCCGGTATGGGCTGCGGTGACAACTGGCCGAAGTGTTATGGCCATTGGATACCGCCGTTCGAACGCATCGACCTCATCATCGAGGTGACCCATCGCTATCTGGCGCTGGCGCTGCTGCTCAGCATCGCCGCCTTGGTGATCACGGCCTGGCAGCATCGGTCGCATGTCGCGATTGCCGGCCGCGGCGGCGTGGGGAACGCGGCCCGCCTGTCGGTGCTGCTCTGGATCGCGCCCGCCCTCTTTGGCGCCGTGACCGTGTTTGCCGGGAACCCGCCCTGGGCAACCGTGGTGCACAAGCTGCTCGCGACATCGCTGCTGGCCGTGTTGGCCGTGGCTGCGGTGCGCGCCGGTGGACTGGGTGGCGACAGCATTCGTTCGGCCACCGGCACGGCCAAGGCGATCGGCGGCACCACGGCCGCTGCGGGCCTGGCGCTGGTCGTGGTCCTGCTCGGCGGTCTGACGGCCAAGCTGCCCGGCGCGGCGGTGGCGTGCGTGGGCTTCCCCCTGTGCGGAGAAGGTTCGCTGGGTGGCGGTGGCCAACATGTGCAACTCACCCACCGCATCCTGGCCTACCTGCTTGTGCTGCATCTGATCTCGCTGCCCATGATCTTCCGCAAGCGCGGTGAACCCAAGGCGGTCATCACGGCCGCATGGTTTGCGCTGGCGTTGGGTGTGCTGCAGATCGTCTGGGCCGGCTGGATGGTGACCGGTGGATTCCCGGCCGTGGTGCGGTCGCTGCATCAGGCGACGGGCATGTTCATCTGGGCGACAACCTTCGTGATGGCCTATCTCGCCCGCATTGCTGCAGGCCGTTCGGTGATCGCCTCGAAGGGCGTGATTGCTCCGGGCACCACGTCGCGGGCCTCGTGA
- a CDS encoding heme o synthase produces the protein MAANEHQPRADAADVKPTTLSRDLVSLTKPRIISLLLVTTVMPMYAAGSPTWITVLLVMVGGYLMAGGANAVNMYLDRDIDDVMARTRLRPIPSGRMAPIQVLAFGVACATLATWMLAYFVNVLTGMLALAGFYFYVFIYTRWLKRSSPQNIVIGGAAGAFPPLVGWAAVTGTLDVTALLLFLIVFYWTPPHFWALALLKQVDYGRARVPMAPLVWGERETMHQMVWYTIILLALTLLPVLYGAFGLFYALSAIVLGALLMGGVWRVLQAARQGAPWTGPAWWVYKYSLLYLALLFLAMAIDRAITR, from the coding sequence ATGGCCGCGAACGAACACCAGCCTCGCGCCGACGCGGCGGACGTCAAGCCGACAACGCTCTCGCGGGACCTGGTGTCGCTCACCAAGCCGCGCATCATCTCGCTGCTGTTGGTGACCACCGTGATGCCCATGTACGCGGCCGGATCGCCGACGTGGATCACCGTGCTACTGGTGATGGTGGGCGGATACCTGATGGCCGGTGGTGCGAACGCGGTCAACATGTATCTCGACCGCGATATCGACGACGTCATGGCGCGTACCCGCCTGCGCCCGATTCCGAGCGGCCGCATGGCGCCGATTCAGGTGTTGGCGTTCGGCGTGGCCTGCGCCACGCTGGCCACCTGGATGCTGGCCTACTTCGTGAACGTGCTCACGGGCATGCTCGCGCTGGCCGGCTTCTACTTCTACGTGTTCATCTACACCCGCTGGCTCAAGCGCTCCTCACCACAGAACATCGTGATCGGTGGTGCCGCCGGCGCATTTCCACCGCTCGTGGGTTGGGCCGCCGTCACCGGTACGCTCGATGTGACCGCGCTGCTGCTGTTCCTCATCGTGTTCTACTGGACTCCGCCGCACTTCTGGGCGCTCGCGCTGCTCAAGCAGGTCGACTACGGCCGTGCGCGGGTGCCGATGGCGCCACTGGTGTGGGGTGAGCGCGAGACGATGCACCAGATGGTGTGGTACACCATCATCCTGCTCGCGCTGACGCTGCTGCCCGTGTTGTACGGGGCCTTTGGACTGTTCTACGCCCTGTCGGCGATCGTGCTCGGTGCGCTGCTCATGGGCGGCGTGTGGCGTGTCCTGCAGGCCGCACGCCAGGGCGCCCCGTGGACCGGTCCGGCGTGGTGGGTCTACAAGTACTCGCTGCTCTACCTCGCACTGCTCTTTCTCGCGATGGCGATCGACCGGGCCATCACCCGGTGA
- a CDS encoding ABC transporter ATP-binding protein, giving the protein MSSATPSRRGFISPRPLARMGPLLRPYASRLAIAFVFLLIAAAAGLVFPAVLRYLLDAAFEQGDRGALDRIALGLLGVFAVQGIANYIQVRLLSSSTERIIATLREQTFAHLIRLSAAFFTERRTGELTSRLSSDLALLQSLLGTWLSEFSRQILFLLGGVLMMVFTNPLLALTTLAVVPLVVGAALTFGRALRRASTGVQDRVAEAMGMADEAFGAIRTVQSFTREGEETRRFRGLLQDLVTVAVQRARTRALFFSVVGFVAFGSVAAVLWQGGVQVLAGQLTAGALVAFLFYALFVAAAVGSIATLFGHFQEAIGAATRVFELLDTEPSVQEAATTTHLTSPVQGAVSLEAVSFRYADGQPNVLHEVSLTVAPGEVVALGGRSGSGKTTIASLIPRFWDVTEGRITLDGVDVRALPLQALREAIGMVPQESVLFSGSIRENIAYANPDATDEDVMRAARAAHACEFIERLPDGWDTRVGERGVKLSGGQRQRIAIARVFLKNPAIVILDEATSSLDTESERYVEQALEELLQGRSTLIIAHRLSTVRRADRVVVIDRGRVVETGSHDELLTREDGIYARLYQIG; this is encoded by the coding sequence GTGAGTTCTGCCACCCCAAGTCGCCGCGGCTTCATCTCGCCGCGGCCGCTGGCGCGCATGGGGCCTCTGCTGCGCCCCTACGCCAGCCGGCTGGCCATCGCCTTTGTCTTCCTGCTGATCGCTGCCGCCGCGGGGCTCGTGTTCCCGGCGGTGCTGCGCTATCTGCTCGATGCGGCGTTTGAGCAGGGTGACCGTGGTGCGCTCGATCGTATCGCGCTGGGCCTGTTGGGTGTGTTCGCGGTGCAGGGCATCGCCAACTACATCCAGGTCCGTCTGCTGTCGTCGAGCACGGAACGCATCATTGCTACACTGCGTGAACAGACGTTTGCGCACCTCATCCGGTTGTCGGCGGCCTTTTTCACCGAACGACGCACCGGCGAGTTGACCAGCCGTCTCAGCAGCGATCTTGCCCTGTTGCAATCGTTGCTGGGCACGTGGTTGTCGGAGTTCTCGCGCCAGATCCTGTTCCTGCTGGGCGGCGTGCTGATGATGGTGTTCACCAATCCGCTGCTCGCCCTCACGACCCTGGCGGTGGTCCCGCTGGTGGTGGGCGCAGCGCTCACGTTTGGCCGAGCGCTGCGGCGTGCCAGTACTGGCGTGCAGGATCGTGTGGCAGAAGCGATGGGCATGGCCGATGAAGCATTCGGCGCCATTCGCACGGTGCAGAGCTTCACGCGCGAAGGGGAAGAAACCCGTCGGTTCCGGGGTCTGTTGCAGGATCTGGTGACCGTGGCCGTGCAGCGGGCCCGTACCCGTGCCCTGTTTTTCAGTGTGGTCGGGTTCGTGGCCTTCGGTTCCGTGGCCGCCGTGTTGTGGCAGGGTGGTGTGCAGGTGTTGGCGGGTCAGCTTACGGCTGGCGCGCTCGTCGCGTTTCTGTTCTATGCGCTGTTCGTGGCCGCGGCCGTGGGTTCGATCGCCACGTTGTTTGGCCACTTCCAGGAAGCCATCGGCGCGGCCACACGCGTGTTCGAACTGCTCGACACCGAACCGTCGGTGCAAGAAGCAGCCACCACAACACACCTGACCTCACCGGTACAGGGCGCGGTGTCGCTCGAGGCGGTGTCGTTCCGCTATGCCGATGGACAGCCCAACGTGCTGCACGAGGTGTCGCTCACGGTGGCACCGGGAGAAGTGGTCGCGCTGGGCGGCCGCTCGGGCAGTGGCAAGACCACCATTGCCTCGCTGATCCCGCGATTCTGGGATGTCACGGAAGGCCGCATCACACTCGATGGGGTGGATGTGCGCGCCCTGCCGCTGCAGGCCCTCCGCGAAGCGATCGGTATGGTGCCGCAGGAGTCGGTGCTGTTCAGCGGCAGCATTCGGGAGAACATCGCCTACGCCAACCCCGATGCCACCGATGAAGACGTGATGCGCGCGGCACGCGCGGCGCATGCCTGCGAATTCATCGAGCGCCTTCCCGATGGGTGGGACACCCGTGTGGGTGAGCGCGGCGTGAAGCTCTCCGGTGGCCAGCGTCAGCGTATCGCGATCGCACGGGTGTTCCTCAAGAACCCCGCCATCGTGATTCTCGATGAAGCCACATCGAGCCTCGACACGGAGAGCGAGCGATACGTGGAGCAGGCTCTCGAGGAGCTGCTACAGGGCCGCTCGACACTGATCATTGCACACCGATTGAGCACCGTGCGCCGCGCCGATCGAGTGGTGGTGATCGACCGGGGTCGGGTGGTGGAAACGGGCAGCCACGACGAGTTGCTGACACGCGAAGACGGTATCTACGCTCGGCTCTATCAGATCGGGTGA
- a CDS encoding carboxypeptidase-like regulatory domain-containing protein: protein MTARRRALGLWSLGAMLACGDGGSDRVRIADVTADRAASDKHGALDETSLARATGGAAYVVSAVAAPGVIIGRVTGAPARDTMITPTKDVEVCSPFSESVVASTNGGVGNAAVWLVGVASGPRDDAPRRARLTLNGCRLEPRIQRVALGGTLMVNGRDAMMSRLQFTAVGPGERSRATLLFSDVGQIVPTSGPAASPALVRVSDDLHPWIQAWVLVSPHAFAAVTAPDGTFRFDHVPPGKYQLVIWHEYLGVQHTAVRVEPNVQTNVEMAY, encoded by the coding sequence GTGACCGCTCGACGGCGGGCGCTTGGCCTATGGAGTCTGGGAGCGATGCTCGCCTGTGGGGACGGCGGCAGTGATCGGGTGCGCATTGCCGATGTCACGGCGGACCGTGCGGCATCGGACAAGCACGGCGCGCTCGACGAAACATCGCTGGCACGTGCCACCGGTGGGGCAGCCTATGTGGTGTCTGCGGTGGCAGCGCCCGGCGTCATCATTGGTCGTGTCACGGGTGCGCCGGCGCGTGATACGATGATCACACCGACAAAAGACGTTGAGGTGTGCAGCCCCTTCAGTGAATCGGTGGTGGCCAGCACCAACGGCGGCGTGGGCAATGCGGCGGTGTGGCTGGTGGGTGTCGCCAGCGGTCCGCGCGATGATGCACCACGCCGTGCGAGGCTGACGCTCAACGGCTGCCGGCTGGAGCCGCGTATCCAGCGCGTGGCCCTCGGCGGCACACTCATGGTGAACGGCCGTGATGCCATGATGTCGCGGCTGCAGTTCACAGCCGTTGGACCTGGCGAACGCTCCCGTGCGACACTGTTGTTCAGCGATGTCGGACAGATCGTTCCGACCAGCGGTCCCGCCGCCTCACCCGCCCTCGTGCGCGTGAGCGATGATCTGCATCCGTGGATCCAGGCCTGGGTCCTTGTTTCGCCACACGCGTTTGCGGCCGTCACCGCACCAGACGGGACGTTCCGTTTCGATCATGTGCCACCCGGCAAGTATCAGCTCGTCATCTGGCACGAGTATCTGGGTGTTCAGCACACGGCTGTGCGCGTCGAGCCGAATGTGCAGACAAATGTGGAGATGGCGTATTGA
- a CDS encoding M24 family metallopeptidase — MFLLLQLHTDSVMLTPEMLPRLQRLLADADLDGWLLYDFRGTNAIAQGLLGFEGMLTRRIFALIPREGLPIGIAHAIEPNPWASWPQVWPLRTYSGWRALEAEVASLVAGKRIAMEYSAGDAIPYLDRVPAGVLEMVRAAGATVVSSGDLVSQVYATWTPAQRASHERAAEVIAAVARDTIAHAGAMIAAGTPAAEHELQQRILEAFARAGLETEHGPDVAASENAANPHYVPSSAAPRLVVRGDVLLVDLWARETRGGVYADQTWMASMGAPSDKVVHVWEAVRDARDAALTLLRDRIAAGRPVRGGEADDAARTVITTRGYGPQFWHRTGHSIDSRELHGSGPQIDNLESRDDRLLIPGVGFSIEPGVYIPGELGVRSEVNAFVGEDALLITPITPQRDLFVV; from the coding sequence GTGTTTCTTCTCCTCCAGCTCCATACCGACAGCGTGATGCTGACACCGGAAATGCTCCCCCGCCTCCAGCGCCTGCTTGCGGACGCGGATCTCGATGGTTGGTTGCTGTACGATTTTCGCGGCACGAATGCGATCGCGCAGGGGCTGCTGGGTTTCGAGGGCATGCTGACGCGTCGCATTTTTGCGCTCATTCCGCGTGAGGGGCTGCCGATCGGGATCGCGCATGCGATCGAGCCCAATCCGTGGGCGAGCTGGCCGCAGGTCTGGCCACTGCGCACGTACAGCGGCTGGCGTGCGCTCGAGGCAGAAGTGGCCTCGCTGGTGGCCGGCAAGCGCATCGCGATGGAGTACTCGGCGGGTGACGCCATCCCCTATCTCGATCGTGTGCCCGCTGGTGTACTGGAGATGGTGCGCGCAGCGGGCGCCACGGTCGTGAGCTCTGGCGACCTCGTGTCACAAGTGTATGCCACGTGGACGCCGGCGCAGCGGGCGTCGCACGAGCGGGCCGCGGAAGTCATCGCCGCCGTGGCGCGCGATACGATTGCGCATGCCGGTGCCATGATCGCCGCCGGCACGCCCGCGGCAGAGCATGAACTCCAGCAGCGCATCCTGGAGGCCTTTGCACGCGCGGGACTCGAGACCGAACACGGACCCGACGTGGCCGCCTCGGAGAATGCCGCCAATCCGCACTACGTCCCGTCGTCGGCCGCGCCGCGTCTGGTGGTGCGTGGGGATGTCCTGCTGGTCGATCTGTGGGCCCGTGAAACACGCGGTGGCGTGTATGCGGACCAGACCTGGATGGCGTCGATGGGAGCGCCATCCGACAAGGTCGTGCATGTCTGGGAAGCGGTGCGTGATGCGCGCGACGCGGCCCTCACGTTGTTGCGCGACCGTATTGCCGCTGGCCGGCCGGTGCGCGGGGGCGAAGCCGATGACGCCGCACGCACCGTGATCACCACCCGTGGATACGGCCCCCAGTTCTGGCATCGCACCGGGCACAGCATCGACTCGCGGGAACTGCATGGTTCGGGACCGCAGATCGACAATCTCGAATCCCGCGACGACCGGCTGCTGATTCCCGGCGTCGGTTTCTCCATCGAACCCGGCGTGTACATCCCGGGAGAACTCGGTGTGCGCAGTGAGGTCAACGCCTTCGTGGGCGAGGACGCGTTGCTCATCACCCCGATCACGCCGCAGCGCGACCTGTTCGTCGTCTGA